The following coding sequences lie in one Oncorhynchus kisutch isolate 150728-3 linkage group LG17, Okis_V2, whole genome shotgun sequence genomic window:
- the LOC116352710 gene encoding tumor necrosis factor receptor superfamily member 14, which translates to MEQFESFIWTRTIILVLGSIGSCIACGRDEYRIGEECCPMCSPGNHVHKHCTKFTTTSCVSCVAFTFLDEPNGLMKCAPCSSCDSDLGLRVKQPCTSQSDDFCEPQEGSFCWFSNKNGCKIAQKHRSCKPGQYIHHTGTTSTDTVCSDCTGDTYSDGSLAACQSHTGCESLGLQEIKPGSPWSDSECGSLLSHSTARSRIGALAVAIILAGGAFFLIMVRRRSRRNLNSFCC; encoded by the exons ATGGAACAGTTTGAAAGCTTCATATGGACT AGAACTATTATATTGGTGCTTGGAAGCATTGGATCCTGTATTGCATGTGGTAGAGACGAGTACAGAATAGGGGAGGAATGTTGTCCCATGTGTTCACCAG GAAATCATGTACATAAGCATTGTACAAAATTCACCACTACCTCCTGTGTGtcctgtgttgcttttacattCCTTGATGAGCCCAATGGTCTCATGAAATGTGCACCATGTTCCAGCTGTGATTCAG ATTTGGGTTTGAGGGTGAAACAGCCATGCACATCACAATCAGATGATTTTTGTGAGCCACAGGAGGGGTCCTTTTGTTGGTTCTCAAACAAAAATGGTTGTAAAATAGCCCAGAAACACAGAAGCTGTAAACCTGGTCAATACATACATCACACAG GAACAACATCTACAGATactgtgtgttctgactgtactGGTGATACCTATTCAGATGGATCATTAGCAGCCTGCCAGTCACACACTGG ATGTGAATCGTTGGGACTTCAGGAAATTAAACCAGGATCTCCTTGGTCGGATTCAGAGTGTGGATCACTACTATCCCATTCCACAGCTAGAAGCAGAATTGGTGCCCTGGCAGTTGCCATTATATTAGCTGGAGGGGCTTTCTTTTTAATAATGGTCAGAAGAAGATCCAGAAGGAACCTTAACAGCTTCTGCTgttaa